The nucleotide window AATCAATGCAAAGATGAATACAcatactattattattattcgtGCTACAATGGATCCTTTTAATGTCACTTCTTGTTCAGACTTAGATTTATTGAAACCTgtaaagacacagaaaaacagataaaaaaaaaaaacacaagttaatTATTAAGTGATTAGGTGTTAGCCCAAAAGTGacgaagaaagaaagaactgaATATGTATTTTGTGGATTTAAAGCTCGGTGAAACTCGGCTATCACTGATCGTTAAATCTACCAACACACACTACTTAAAAACATCACAGTGTACTCACACATTGCCCCTAAGATTTCAGAAGCACTGCTGACATGGTTGTTGCCACTGCAGACAATCAACGCGTTGACAACAGAGATGGTGATGTTGACCTCACTGAAGGATCTCTGAGACGGTGTGCAGCTGTCTTCATCACAGACAGACCACAGCCATCCACCCTGGATGGAGCAGTTCACTGTGATGTTGCAGATTCCAGCAGATTGGTTGGAGAACTTTTCTGACATCCAGATGAGAGGTGTGGGAACAGGTTCTGCAGCAACAAGCAAAGCAGATAAATTAATGGACTTGAATGGTTTTCTGCACCCTCTGGTGGCAATTTGTAGGAACTACAAAATCATTATGTCTCAGTTATATATGCATGTATAACTGCAAAGCTCATTTGcttatttctttgtttcatcagTGCCCCCAGCATCCCAAGTATTCACCTAGAAATGCTCTTTCACCAAATTTACATGAAGGTTCAAGCCACGTTTTTTATCAGACatttaaaagacataaaaccCTTGAAACTGAGACCACGGGgaactgaaagagctgaaataagagaaaaaaaaatcaaacttttcaTGCATTGtatgaaataagaaaatgaatcatttaacgggggggggggtgaaatcTTAAAGACAGTCTTAAGATAAAAACTGCAAGATAATTTGTATTATTAGGACTCTCATAGTAATCTTTAATGAGAGACTAAAGGCAAAGAGGTATTAAGAACTTACCTTGGATGATCAGACTGTGGGTCTCCTCTGATACGTCAAACTCAGGATCAGTGACTACAGCCTTATAGATGCCAACATCTGTCTCAGTCAGGTTCCTGATACACAAGGAGTGGTTTCCTGGACTATAATCCACTTTGTCTTTGAACGCAGgtctgatgtttttttcagaaacaataatttttttaaaaaatttccACTGAACTTCGTGATATGGTGGTGATTGTACAACTTGTAGACATAACGAGCTGCCTTTCACCCGGTAGTGCTTCGTTAGCAGGTCCTCTGCTGCGATCCCTGACAGGAAAAATGGCATGAAgagcattaaaacacattacagCATATTGccttaaataaatgtacattcAGCAATAATGTCCCTTGATGGACCTTAAATAACTTCCCTTCACaatcttttctaatttttttccacCTGTGTCCTCCTCTGGGTGCTTCTGACATTTAACATGACGATacaatttttatttatcttacaTGCAATAATCCAGCAGCTCAGAAGACAAAGAAGCATTTTGGATCCACTCGACTCTCTGCACATAATGTCGACGAGTCTGAAACTGTTTAACAGGAAACAGTGATTGCCAAAACACATTAACGTACCAATGAAAGGCAAATGCAGGGGGGCCAAACTCAAATGCACAGAgggccaaaataaaaaaaaaaaatgttccaagTCGAGGGCCGGACTGGTTcaatgtttattgaaaactgattgaaatgaccATGTTGCACATATTGAACGTGGAACTAACACAGCCTATAAGTTACTCcctataaaacaacattaatcattaaataaatgaaaaagcagTTGCGTTCATTTCTCATggctttatctgcagctttccatagtaatttcaaatgaagacattttccCACGGGCCAACAACAGCCAAAAAATCATGTccttcaaacaaaaaccaaaaataccCAAAGAGTGCAAAAAGTCAAAATACATTAAACCTGAGCGTGCTGCTCTCTGGTGCGCACTAGTCTCAGTCAGACACTTCTTTCTTCTGGCTCTTTATGCAGCTTTTCCAGACTAATTTATCTGTCATGGTGTTTCGTTTCATAGTTTTTCTCGAGGAGAGGGTAGCTGAGACTTGACCACACCACGGGTGACGagctccatcaggctgctgaCGAACGAGCGGCAGTGACTCGAGCTCGCGGACCTTTGATTGACGTGCCAACGCActggcagtgcattgtgggacttgTAGTACTATTGGTGCGTGCAATACATTGACGGACcagctctaataataataattagatattATTATACGGGCCAAAGATAATTCCATCGCGGGCCTTGAGTTTGACACATATGGTCAAATGTCTCTCAAAGGCCTGGAAACCACACGCCTGGTGCAGCTGTGACTTATaaaaaagttcaaataaaaGAGAACTGACACATAATGCGTTTAAATTCATTTGAATACAACCCACATACACTCAAACTGTAGAGTTACCGCTGCTCTGTTCATTCACAGTTACTCATTCGCTTCAATTGAGAGACCAGATTTCAGGTAAACCAGATTGTGTGTTGTCACCTTGAGGTAGTCGCGTTTGACAGTCAGCATACAGCCTTACCTTTGCCCACAATTACCCTGTCTGTGACGATGAAGCCAAAACGCTCCCATGCATCACTTCTCAGATGTTCGGTGTCACTATTACTTCGGCTGGATTTGGAAAGATCCAAGACTTCATCCTCTTCTTGACAGACGATGTTTTGCCAGTTCTCTCAACTCTTGTCTCTCttcctgtgcgtgtgtgtggttgattagcaaatgtgtttcctgtggtttgagcaggagctgcagcgtGTTTTCTATCTTCATAAATCAGCCTACCTACCAGCCTGCAACAGTTTCTTCCAATTAGTAATGCTTTGCAATAtctgtttaaaacaaaaaaacaaaaaaaacaagaaaagtaCAGTGTAAAGATGAC belongs to Chaetodon trifascialis isolate fChaTrf1 chromosome 23, fChaTrf1.hap1, whole genome shotgun sequence and includes:
- the LOC139351781 gene encoding T-lymphocyte surface antigen Ly-9-like produces the protein MLLCLLSCWIIAWIAAEDLLTKHYRVKGSSLCLQVVQSPPYHEVQWKFFKKIIVSEKNIRPAFKDKVDYSPGNHSLCIRNLTETDVGIYKAVVTDPEFDVSEETHSLIIQEPVPTPLIWMSEKFSNQSAGICNITVNCSIQGGWLWSVCDEDSCTPSQRSFSEVNITISVVNALIVCSGNNHVSSASEILGAMCFNKSKSEQEVTLKGSIEVSPT